Proteins from one Amycolatopsis benzoatilytica AK 16/65 genomic window:
- a CDS encoding dihydrofolate reductase family protein, whose translation MRKIVSTLFVSLDGVVEAPDQWSLSYWNDELEHAVGEGMADADAMLLGRVTYEGFAEAWPGRTDDPGAEFMNSVPKYVASTTLTAVEWSNTTLLHGDLGEAIAELTSTAGGDIMTSGSTTLVRWLLSRGLVDELTLLQYPVVVGKGRRLFPDDGGRLGFRLAASRAFGNGVVRLVYRPVDG comes from the coding sequence ATGCGCAAGATCGTGTCCACTTTGTTCGTCTCGCTCGACGGAGTGGTCGAAGCGCCGGACCAGTGGTCGCTGTCCTATTGGAACGACGAACTCGAACACGCGGTGGGCGAGGGGATGGCGGACGCCGACGCGATGCTGCTGGGACGCGTGACATACGAGGGTTTCGCCGAGGCGTGGCCCGGCCGTACCGACGACCCGGGCGCGGAGTTCATGAACAGCGTGCCGAAGTATGTCGCGTCGACGACGTTGACGGCGGTGGAGTGGAGCAACACGACCTTGCTGCACGGGGATCTCGGCGAGGCGATCGCCGAGCTGACCTCGACCGCGGGCGGGGACATCATGACCAGCGGGAGTACGACGCTGGTGCGGTGGCTGTTGTCGCGCGGTCTGGTCGACGAGCTGACGTTGCTGCAGTACCCGGTGGTAGTGGGGAAGGGGCGGCGGCTGTTCCCGGACGACGGCGGGCGGCTGGGGTTCCGGCTGGCGGCGAGCCGGGCGTTCGGAAACGGGGTAGTGCGGTTGGTCTACCGGCCGGTGGACGGCTGA
- the folP gene encoding dihydropteroate synthase → MHTPDLVFRGRRLASDRALVMAIINRTPDSFYDNGATFEEEPAQAAIRKAVAEGADVIDIGGVPAGKGPEVTAAEEIRRVVPTVAWARENFPDLVISVDTYRAEVADAICRAGADLVNDNWAAVEPEILDVAAEHGAGYICAHTNGLVPRTEAVRPVYDDVVAAVVAGTTELAERALAAGVPREGIMIDPCIDFGKNSYHSLELLRHVDALVATGWPVLMALSNKDVIGETLDLPVGERVIGTLAATAVSALHGAAMFRAHQVRETRQVAEMVASIAGTRPPANVVRSI, encoded by the coding sequence ATGCACACGCCCGACCTCGTGTTCCGAGGCCGTCGCCTCGCCAGTGACCGCGCCCTGGTGATGGCCATCATCAACCGCACCCCTGATTCGTTCTACGACAACGGTGCCACCTTCGAAGAAGAGCCCGCGCAGGCCGCGATCCGCAAGGCGGTCGCCGAGGGCGCCGACGTGATCGACATCGGCGGCGTGCCGGCCGGCAAGGGACCCGAGGTCACCGCCGCCGAGGAGATCCGCCGCGTGGTGCCGACCGTCGCCTGGGCCCGAGAGAACTTCCCTGACCTGGTGATCAGCGTGGACACCTACCGCGCCGAAGTCGCCGACGCCATCTGCCGCGCGGGCGCGGACCTGGTCAACGACAACTGGGCCGCGGTCGAACCGGAGATCCTCGACGTCGCCGCCGAGCACGGCGCGGGCTACATCTGCGCGCACACCAACGGTCTCGTGCCGCGCACCGAAGCCGTCCGGCCGGTGTACGACGACGTGGTGGCCGCGGTGGTCGCGGGCACCACCGAACTGGCCGAGCGCGCGCTGGCCGCGGGCGTGCCGCGCGAGGGCATCATGATCGATCCCTGCATCGACTTCGGGAAGAACTCCTACCACTCGCTCGAACTGCTGCGGCACGTGGACGCGCTGGTCGCGACTGGTTGGCCGGTGCTGATGGCGCTGTCGAACAAGGATGTCATCGGCGAGACGCTCGACCTGCCGGTAGGCGAGCGGGTGATCGGCACGCTCGCCGCCACCGCGGTGTCCGCGCTGCACGGCGCGGCGATGTTCCGCGCGCACCAGGTCCGCGAAACGCGGCAAGTGGCGGAGATGGTGGCCAGCATCGCCGGCACCCGGCCGCCGGCGAACGTCGTGCGGTCGATCTGA
- a CDS encoding helix-turn-helix transcriptional regulator: protein MTPSGRLTLTASPLIASALKALQVATELPVAMGGPVAMSSRSHVIDQLRGTFTRSMQHVQVDTGAGLGGKAVALARPSTVVDYLSAQGITHKYDHAVAPERLSAMVALPVRVGETTRAVLYAASRDSITFGDRVLRAASAVAARLERDIEVEEEVRRRLAAPAAVPAADRGDLYAELTAIAGSLNDDDARQRLLAVCERLRPEEDLPGGTLTPREVDVLRLAAEGCTNDEISDRLGLLPNTVKSYLKHAMRKLAVSNRVQAVNRARAAGLLR, encoded by the coding sequence ATGACGCCTTCGGGCCGGCTCACGCTGACGGCCAGCCCCCTGATCGCCAGCGCGCTCAAAGCGCTGCAGGTCGCCACCGAGCTCCCGGTCGCGATGGGCGGACCGGTGGCGATGTCGTCCCGTTCGCATGTGATCGACCAGCTCCGCGGCACTTTCACCCGGTCGATGCAGCACGTGCAGGTGGACACCGGCGCCGGTCTCGGCGGCAAGGCGGTGGCGCTGGCCCGGCCGTCCACCGTGGTGGACTATCTGAGCGCGCAGGGCATCACGCACAAGTACGACCACGCGGTCGCGCCGGAGCGGCTGTCCGCGATGGTCGCGCTGCCGGTGCGGGTCGGAGAAACCACCCGCGCGGTGTTGTACGCGGCGTCCCGGGACTCGATCACGTTCGGCGACCGCGTGCTGCGCGCGGCGTCGGCGGTGGCGGCCCGGCTCGAACGCGACATCGAGGTCGAAGAAGAGGTCCGACGCCGGCTCGCCGCCCCGGCCGCGGTGCCCGCCGCCGACCGCGGCGACCTGTACGCGGAACTGACCGCCATAGCCGGCTCGCTCAACGACGACGATGCCCGGCAGCGGCTGCTGGCAGTGTGCGAACGGCTCCGTCCAGAGGAGGACCTGCCTGGCGGCACCTTGACCCCGCGCGAGGTGGACGTGTTGCGGCTGGCCGCGGAGGGCTGCACCAACGACGAGATCTCCGACCGGCTTGGGTTGCTGCCGAACACCGTCAAGTCGTATCTGAAGCACGCGATGCGCAAGCTAGCGGTTTCGAACCGGGTGCAGGCGGTCAATCGCGCACGGGCGGCCGGTCTGCTGCGCTGA
- a CDS encoding LLM class flavin-dependent oxidoreductase — protein MRTATTVEASAGWPATRDFVLEAEKLGLGECWVAEAWGSDAPSVLGYLAARTDRIRLGSGILQLGVRTPVAVAQTALTLAEMSGGRFALGLGASGPQVMEGLHGVPFARPRTRMRETVEIIRRAFAGEKIAFSGKEFQLPLPGEARPMRLSTAPNEDIPIYLAALSPRMLELTGEIADGWLGTSFVPEGADAYFRHLDAGLARAGRQRGDLTVCQGAEVAFASDEDELRRMVAGRKKELAFSLGGMGSASTNFYHDAYSRQGWADVAAEVRKRWQAGDRDGAAALVTDEMVLGTTLIGTEVMVRARLRVWRAAGVDTVRLYPAGDTLEARLATLGRALELVTEVP, from the coding sequence ATGCGGACGGCCACCACGGTCGAGGCTTCCGCCGGCTGGCCGGCGACCCGGGACTTCGTGCTGGAGGCGGAAAAACTGGGGCTCGGCGAGTGCTGGGTGGCCGAGGCGTGGGGTTCGGACGCCCCGTCGGTGCTCGGCTATCTCGCCGCCCGCACGGACCGGATCCGGCTCGGTTCCGGCATCCTGCAGCTCGGCGTGCGCACCCCGGTCGCGGTCGCGCAGACCGCGCTCACGCTTGCCGAGATGTCCGGCGGACGGTTCGCGCTGGGGCTCGGCGCATCCGGTCCGCAGGTGATGGAAGGGCTGCACGGCGTGCCGTTCGCACGGCCGCGGACCCGGATGCGCGAGACCGTCGAGATCATCCGCCGAGCGTTCGCCGGTGAGAAGATCGCTTTCTCCGGCAAGGAGTTCCAGCTGCCGCTGCCCGGTGAGGCCCGGCCGATGCGGCTGTCGACCGCGCCGAACGAGGACATCCCGATCTACCTGGCCGCACTGTCGCCGCGCATGCTGGAGCTGACCGGCGAGATAGCGGACGGCTGGCTGGGCACCAGCTTCGTCCCGGAAGGCGCGGACGCCTACTTCCGGCACCTCGACGCCGGGCTCGCGCGAGCGGGACGGCAGCGCGGCGATCTGACCGTGTGCCAAGGCGCGGAGGTCGCGTTCGCGTCCGATGAGGACGAACTGCGGAGGATGGTCGCCGGCCGCAAGAAAGAACTCGCTTTCTCGCTGGGCGGCATGGGTTCGGCGAGCACGAACTTCTACCACGACGCGTACAGCAGGCAGGGTTGGGCGGACGTCGCCGCTGAGGTGCGGAAACGTTGGCAGGCAGGCGATCGTGACGGGGCCGCCGCACTGGTCACCGACGAGATGGTGCTGGGGACGACGCTGATCGGCACCGAGGTCATGGTCCGCGCCCGGCTCCGGGTGTGGCGCGCGGCCGGAGTCGACACCGTGCGGCTGTACCCGGCGGGCGACACGCTGGAAGCCCGGCTCGCGACGCTCGGCCGCGCCCTCGAATTGGTCACGGAAGTGCCCTGA
- a CDS encoding pyrimidine reductase family protein, giving the protein MREIFPGSRDLAEAEVEQLYLFPDEPKWVAVNFVSSADGAITIEGRSGGLSTPADRIVYRLGNDLADVVLVGAGTAMAEGFEGMRPDEQTAQRRRRRGLAPIAPIAVVTTGRSLPPDAPVITRALVPTIVVTSEAADPGLRAAWAAAGADVLVAGTAVPDLALAVASLAERGLRRIDCEGGPHLFASLLAADAVDELRLTVSPMLVAGNAPRVAMGDAIDPKRLELLSALVDDSSLLLRYRVR; this is encoded by the coding sequence ATGCGCGAGATCTTCCCCGGTTCGCGGGACCTCGCCGAGGCCGAGGTCGAACAGCTCTATCTCTTCCCGGACGAGCCGAAATGGGTCGCCGTCAACTTCGTCTCCAGCGCGGACGGGGCGATCACGATCGAGGGCCGCTCCGGCGGGCTTTCCACGCCCGCGGACCGGATCGTCTACCGGCTGGGCAACGATCTCGCCGACGTGGTGCTGGTCGGCGCGGGAACCGCGATGGCCGAAGGCTTCGAGGGCATGCGGCCGGACGAGCAGACCGCGCAGCGCCGGCGCCGGCGCGGCTTGGCCCCGATCGCGCCGATCGCGGTGGTCACCACCGGCCGCTCGCTGCCGCCGGACGCCCCGGTGATCACCCGCGCGCTGGTGCCGACGATCGTCGTGACCAGCGAGGCTGCCGACCCCGGCCTGCGCGCCGCGTGGGCGGCGGCCGGGGCAGACGTCCTGGTCGCTGGGACAGCTGTCCCGGATCTGGCGCTCGCGGTCGCTTCGCTGGCTGAACGGGGTCTGCGCCGGATCGACTGCGAAGGCGGACCGCACCTGTTCGCGTCCTTGCTGGCCGCGGACGCGGTGGACGAACTGCGGCTTACCGTGTCCCCGATGCTCGTCGCGGGCAACGCCCCGCGGGTCGCGATGGGTGACGCGATCGATCCGAAGCGGCTGGAACTGCTGTCCGCGCTGGTCGACGACAGCTCACTGCTGCTGCGGTACCGCGTGCGGTGA
- a CDS encoding lytic transglycosylase domain-containing protein, which translates to MAARGSHRQEGRKARSRAIAALAGGALVVLPTVTSSGIPVALSGAPAAPVAQAAPNLPSLPPGVTIPPIGVDGSLPQPPVPEALGVPGYANSPGSATTAGPLGIPDSMLKAYQNAADIMAREQPNCHVDWQLIAAIGRVESNHARGGYVDSRGNTLERILGPVLDGSGGFAAIRDTDGGRYDGDPVWDRAVGATQFIPSTWASYASDGNGDGVSDPNNVYDETLATARYLCSGGMDLSSDAAQRLAVRRYNNSQSYVDLVMAYANGYRSGSVSKLPDSPVPVGAPPGPGAVDAAAGSPAGDVAPSAPPAIPGQPSVTPPAPGTPTHLPGSSTVPTSSESSKPTSTAPSSTTSTTPTSSTPTCPTPTSTPATPATPTSGTAACPTPSGAPTSSAAPANPSTTSSSTTTGTTPSK; encoded by the coding sequence ATGGCCGCTCGCGGGTCACACCGCCAGGAGGGACGGAAGGCCCGGAGCCGGGCAATCGCGGCCCTCGCCGGAGGTGCCCTGGTGGTGCTGCCGACCGTCACTTCGTCCGGTATTCCGGTCGCGCTGAGCGGGGCTCCCGCGGCCCCGGTCGCGCAGGCCGCGCCGAACCTGCCGTCGCTGCCGCCGGGGGTCACCATCCCGCCGATCGGTGTGGACGGCAGCCTGCCGCAACCGCCGGTCCCCGAGGCGCTGGGCGTGCCGGGCTACGCGAACAGCCCCGGTTCGGCGACCACCGCCGGCCCGCTGGGCATCCCGGACAGCATGCTGAAGGCGTACCAGAACGCGGCGGACATCATGGCCCGCGAGCAGCCGAACTGCCATGTCGACTGGCAGCTGATCGCCGCTATCGGCCGGGTCGAGTCGAACCACGCGCGCGGCGGCTACGTCGACAGCCGCGGCAACACCCTGGAACGCATCCTCGGCCCGGTGCTCGACGGTTCCGGCGGGTTCGCGGCGATCCGCGACACCGACGGAGGCCGCTACGACGGCGACCCGGTGTGGGACCGCGCGGTCGGCGCCACCCAGTTCATTCCGTCCACCTGGGCTTCCTACGCGTCCGACGGCAACGGCGACGGCGTCTCCGACCCGAACAACGTCTACGACGAGACCCTCGCGACCGCGCGCTACCTGTGCTCCGGCGGCATGGACCTGTCCAGCGACGCGGCACAGCGGCTGGCGGTGCGCCGGTACAACAATTCGCAGTCCTACGTCGACCTGGTAATGGCGTACGCGAATGGCTACCGCAGCGGCAGCGTCTCGAAGCTGCCGGACAGCCCGGTCCCGGTCGGCGCCCCGCCCGGCCCCGGCGCGGTCGACGCGGCGGCCGGCAGCCCGGCCGGCGACGTCGCCCCGTCCGCCCCACCGGCGATTCCCGGCCAGCCGAGCGTCACCCCGCCCGCACCGGGCACGCCGACGCACCTTCCTGGCAGCAGCACCGTGCCGACCAGCAGCGAGTCGTCGAAGCCGACCAGCACCGCACCCTCGTCGACGACGTCGACCACCCCGACGAGCAGCACGCCCACCTGCCCGACGCCGACTAGCACCCCGGCCACTCCGGCTACCCCGACGAGCGGCACGGCCGCCTGCCCGACGCCGAGTGGCGCCCCGACCAGCTCAGCCGCGCCGGCGAACCCGAGCACGACCAGCTCCAGCACCACCACCGGGACCACCCCGTCGAAGTGA
- a CDS encoding SRPBCC family protein, with the protein MEWTGARYADAPTVQVDAWIDGPPEQVWELASDVRLMPELSGELQTVEWTGEAPAIGQTFIGRNHHQARGEWETISHIIECEQPRVFAWAVTDPANPTAVWRFTLTPENGGTRLTQWVQMGPGPSGVSQVIARMPEKEQKIVYVRLQEFEAAMTATVGAIKERVETAG; encoded by the coding sequence ATGGAGTGGACCGGCGCGCGGTACGCGGACGCCCCGACCGTTCAGGTGGACGCCTGGATCGACGGGCCGCCCGAACAGGTGTGGGAGCTGGCGTCCGACGTCCGCCTGATGCCCGAGCTGAGCGGCGAGCTGCAGACGGTCGAATGGACCGGCGAGGCCCCGGCGATCGGGCAGACCTTCATCGGGCGCAATCACCACCAGGCACGCGGCGAGTGGGAGACCATCTCGCACATCATCGAGTGCGAACAACCGCGCGTGTTCGCCTGGGCGGTCACCGATCCGGCCAATCCCACGGCGGTCTGGCGGTTCACACTCACCCCGGAGAACGGCGGCACCCGGCTGACCCAGTGGGTGCAGATGGGTCCCGGACCGTCCGGCGTGTCCCAGGTGATCGCCCGGATGCCGGAGAAGGAACAGAAGATCGTGTACGTCCGGCTGCAGGAGTTCGAGGCGGCGATGACCGCCACCGTCGGCGCGATCAAGGAGCGCGTGGAGACCGCCGGATGA
- a CDS encoding cupin domain-containing protein: MTTQPLDLSDVLAGFSEPWSPRIVATVNDYDVRLARFAGEHVWHKHDHTDEFFLVLDGSIELGLREANGERTVKLTREQLFVVPRGTFHKPSSADGAVVLLVEPSGTLSVGDEHEQVPDTVDVTVGHRV, translated from the coding sequence ATGACGACTCAGCCCCTTGACCTGTCGGACGTGCTCGCCGGATTCAGTGAGCCGTGGAGCCCGCGCATCGTCGCCACCGTCAACGACTACGACGTCCGGCTCGCCCGGTTCGCCGGCGAGCACGTGTGGCACAAGCACGATCACACCGACGAGTTCTTCCTGGTCCTTGACGGCAGCATCGAACTCGGCCTGCGCGAAGCGAACGGGGAGCGGACCGTGAAGCTCACCCGTGAGCAGCTGTTCGTGGTGCCGCGCGGCACGTTCCACAAGCCGTCGTCGGCCGACGGCGCGGTGGTGCTGCTGGTGGAGCCGTCCGGCACGCTTTCCGTCGGCGACGAGCACGAACAAGTGCCGGACACCGTGGACGTGACCGTCGGCCATCGGGTCTGA
- a CDS encoding GNAT family N-acetyltransferase, which translates to MTPIHPDDAEAHLAGEDAELVRWLTGGLGTLSGTRMYFQYCQEEWAVDGPLRGFGIRVAGLLAGTLDLRFAGEHLEAGEVNVAYGLYPTWRGQGHATRAVRLAADYAARVGAKRAVIKVEPENGASCAVAARAGFEPGGTVVEHGEVLRLYFRDLG; encoded by the coding sequence TTGACCCCGATCCATCCGGACGACGCGGAGGCGCACCTCGCCGGGGAGGACGCGGAACTGGTTCGCTGGCTCACCGGCGGCCTCGGGACACTGTCCGGGACCCGGATGTACTTCCAGTACTGCCAAGAGGAATGGGCGGTGGACGGTCCGCTGCGCGGATTCGGCATCCGGGTGGCCGGACTGCTCGCCGGGACGCTGGACCTGCGATTCGCGGGGGAACATCTGGAGGCGGGCGAGGTGAACGTCGCGTATGGGCTGTACCCGACGTGGCGGGGCCAGGGGCACGCGACGCGCGCGGTCCGGCTGGCGGCGGACTACGCGGCGCGGGTCGGGGCGAAGCGGGCAGTGATCAAGGTGGAGCCGGAGAACGGCGCTTCCTGCGCGGTCGCGGCCCGGGCCGGGTTCGAGCCGGGCGGGACGGTGGTCGAGCACGGCGAAGTGCTGCGGTTGTACTTTCGCGACTTGGGTTGA
- a CDS encoding YciI family protein — protein MYIALLTYTAPRNEVDYALAEHADWLRSQFAHGLFLVSGKGTEDADQVIISRPCLRGKLDAVLATDPLVLQRLAHYRVIEFSATRTAGEFLTVNEALAS, from the coding sequence ATGTACATCGCATTGCTGACTTACACAGCGCCCCGAAACGAAGTCGACTACGCACTGGCCGAACACGCGGACTGGCTACGAAGCCAGTTCGCACACGGATTGTTCCTCGTTTCCGGAAAAGGAACCGAGGACGCCGACCAGGTCATCATCTCGCGCCCGTGCCTGCGCGGCAAGCTCGACGCCGTGCTCGCCACCGATCCGCTCGTCCTGCAACGCCTCGCCCACTACCGCGTCATCGAGTTCTCCGCCACCCGCACCGCCGGCGAGTTCCTCACCGTCAACGAGGCGCTCGCCTCCTGA
- a CDS encoding AMP-binding protein, which yields MFYDLSVRDFLDRAETVYPDRIAVVDEPAQPAESWGSVTYRELARRARAQAANLDALGVPAGGRVAIVSHNSARLLTSFFGVSGWGRVLVPVNFRLAPAEVRYIVEHSGSEVLLVDPELKPLLDSVTAKHVFVLGEDDDKIWGGDAEPRPWTGDESATATINYTSGTTARPKGVQLTHRNLWLNAAVFGLHTTLNDNDVLLHTLPMFHANGWGMPYAVTGLGGRHIVLRKVDGTEILRRIEEHGVTIMCAAPAVVTAALDGAAGWDGEIPGRDRVRIVVAGAPPPTRTIERVRAELGWEFIQIYGLTETSPLVTVNRFRSEWAELDPHEQAKLLGRAGAPALGVRVAIDTDGEVLTQSNHNLDGYWENPDETARVQGGNWFHTGDGGTFSDGYLTIADRKKDVIITGGENVSSIEVEDALNSHPAVREVAVIGIPDQKWGELVTALVVTDGTDVGAEELITHCREHLAGYKCPKRVEFLAELPRTATGKIQKFKLRQPFWEGQGRQVN from the coding sequence GTGTTTTACGACCTCAGTGTCCGCGACTTCCTCGACCGCGCGGAAACGGTGTACCCGGACCGGATCGCGGTGGTGGACGAACCCGCCCAGCCCGCCGAGTCCTGGGGCTCGGTGACCTACCGCGAACTCGCGCGCCGCGCCCGCGCACAGGCGGCGAATCTCGACGCACTCGGCGTGCCGGCCGGCGGCCGGGTGGCGATCGTTTCGCACAACTCGGCGCGGCTGCTCACGTCGTTCTTCGGCGTCTCCGGCTGGGGCCGGGTGCTGGTACCGGTGAATTTCCGGCTGGCGCCCGCCGAAGTGCGCTACATCGTCGAGCATTCCGGCTCCGAAGTGCTCCTCGTCGATCCTGAGCTGAAACCGTTGCTGGACAGCGTGACCGCGAAACACGTGTTCGTCCTCGGCGAGGACGACGACAAGATCTGGGGCGGCGACGCCGAACCGCGGCCGTGGACCGGAGACGAATCGGCGACCGCCACGATCAACTACACGTCGGGCACCACCGCCCGGCCCAAGGGCGTGCAGCTCACCCACCGCAACTTGTGGCTCAACGCGGCTGTTTTCGGCCTGCACACCACTCTCAACGACAACGATGTCCTGCTGCACACCCTGCCGATGTTCCACGCGAACGGCTGGGGAATGCCGTACGCGGTGACCGGACTCGGCGGACGGCACATCGTGCTGCGCAAGGTCGACGGCACCGAAATCCTGCGCCGAATCGAGGAACACGGCGTCACCATCATGTGTGCCGCGCCGGCGGTCGTCACCGCGGCACTGGACGGCGCGGCCGGCTGGGACGGCGAAATCCCCGGCCGCGACCGGGTCCGGATCGTCGTGGCCGGCGCGCCGCCGCCGACCCGCACCATCGAACGCGTGCGCGCGGAGCTCGGCTGGGAATTCATCCAGATCTACGGCCTCACCGAGACTTCGCCGCTGGTGACCGTGAACCGGTTCCGCAGCGAATGGGCGGAGCTGGACCCGCACGAGCAAGCGAAGCTGCTGGGCCGCGCCGGCGCACCGGCACTGGGCGTGCGAGTCGCCATCGACACCGACGGAGAAGTGCTCACCCAAAGCAACCACAACCTCGACGGCTACTGGGAAAACCCGGACGAAACCGCCCGGGTCCAAGGAGGAAACTGGTTCCACACCGGTGACGGCGGCACCTTCTCCGACGGCTACCTGACCATCGCCGACCGCAAGAAGGACGTCATCATCACCGGCGGCGAGAACGTGTCGTCGATCGAAGTGGAAGACGCACTGAACTCGCACCCGGCGGTGCGCGAGGTCGCGGTGATCGGCATCCCGGACCAGAAATGGGGCGAGCTGGTCACCGCGCTGGTGGTGACCGACGGGACCGACGTCGGCGCGGAGGAACTGATCACGCACTGCCGCGAGCACCTGGCCGGGTACAAATGCCCGAAGCGCGTGGAATTCCTGGCCGAACTGCCTCGCACCGCCACCGGGAAGATCCAGAAGTTCAAGCTGCGCCAGCCATTCTGGGAAGGCCAGGGCCGTCAGGTCAACTGA
- a CDS encoding winged helix-turn-helix transcriptional regulator, with the protein MKRTSFAQWPCSIARTMDLLGDWWTPLVLRDAFYGVRRFDEFQQALGIARNTLADRLRRLVDEGLLEKRAYQNEPVRYDYLLTEKGRDFWSVLAAMTAWGDRWLSTEAGPPITLHHERCGHDTQARVVCAECGEPLAADDTQMRRGPGFPERLASRPDVQARFAPQEK; encoded by the coding sequence ATGAAACGCACTTCCTTCGCGCAGTGGCCGTGCTCGATCGCGCGGACCATGGACCTGCTCGGGGACTGGTGGACGCCGCTCGTGCTGCGCGACGCCTTCTACGGGGTCCGCCGCTTCGACGAGTTCCAGCAAGCGCTCGGCATCGCGCGCAACACCCTCGCCGACCGGCTGCGCCGGCTGGTCGACGAGGGACTGCTGGAGAAGCGCGCCTACCAGAACGAGCCGGTGCGCTACGACTACCTGCTCACCGAGAAGGGCCGCGATTTCTGGAGCGTCCTGGCGGCGATGACGGCGTGGGGGGACCGCTGGCTGTCGACCGAGGCGGGCCCGCCGATCACCCTGCACCACGAGAGGTGCGGGCACGACACTCAGGCGCGGGTGGTGTGCGCGGAATGCGGCGAGCCATTGGCGGCCGACGACACGCAGATGCGGCGCGGGCCGGGCTTTCCGGAACGGCTGGCGTCGCGGCCGGATGTGCAGGCGCGGTTCGCTCCGCAGGAGAAGTGA
- a CDS encoding helix-turn-helix domain-containing protein: MSQESSHRVVLLVGDGSNPFEMGVATELFGLRRPELDRPWYEFALAAPGGRARMHLGMFTLSGVADLDAVDTADTVIVPNRPDPAEAVHPGVLDAIRRADARGARLMSFCTGAFTLAAAGVLNGRRATTHWRWAGEFVARYPEVRLEPDVLFVDDGRVLTAAGSAAALDLSLHVIQRDYGAEITNAVSRRLVFTGHRDGGQRQFVQRPLPHVPDASLGPVLEWARERLDQPLSVNDLAARAATSAATLHRRFRAELGTTPLAWLTTERVSLARRLIERGEHGLDRIAARSGLGTSANLRLHLRKHTGLSPSEYRKRFRLPG, translated from the coding sequence ATGTCGCAAGAATCCTCGCACCGCGTGGTGCTGCTCGTCGGCGACGGCTCGAACCCGTTCGAAATGGGTGTCGCGACCGAACTGTTCGGCCTGCGCCGGCCGGAACTGGACCGCCCGTGGTACGAGTTCGCGCTCGCCGCGCCAGGCGGCCGGGCACGGATGCATCTCGGCATGTTCACCCTGTCCGGCGTCGCCGACCTCGACGCCGTTGACACCGCGGACACGGTGATCGTCCCGAACCGGCCGGACCCGGCCGAGGCCGTCCATCCCGGCGTGCTCGACGCGATCCGCCGCGCCGACGCCCGCGGCGCCCGGCTGATGAGTTTCTGCACCGGCGCGTTCACCCTCGCCGCCGCGGGCGTGCTGAACGGCCGACGCGCGACCACGCACTGGCGGTGGGCCGGCGAATTCGTCGCGCGTTACCCCGAGGTCCGGCTGGAACCGGACGTGCTGTTCGTCGACGACGGCCGGGTGCTCACCGCCGCCGGCAGCGCGGCGGCGCTGGATTTGTCGTTGCATGTCATTCAGCGGGACTACGGTGCGGAAATCACCAATGCGGTGAGCCGGCGACTGGTATTCACCGGTCACCGGGACGGCGGCCAGCGACAATTCGTGCAACGGCCGCTACCGCACGTCCCGGACGCCTCGCTCGGGCCGGTACTGGAATGGGCGCGCGAACGTCTTGACCAGCCGTTGTCCGTCAATGACCTCGCCGCCCGGGCAGCTACCAGTGCCGCGACGCTGCATCGCCGGTTTCGCGCCGAACTCGGCACTACCCCGCTCGCTTGGCTCACCACGGAACGCGTAAGCCTGGCGCGCAGGCTGATCGAACGAGGCGAGCATGGTCTGGACCGGATCGCCGCCCGCAGCGGGCTCGGCACCAGCGCGAATCTCCGTCTGCACCTGCGCAAGCACACTGGGTTGTCACCGTCGGAGTACCGGAAACGGTTCCGGCTGCCCGGTTGA